The stretch of DNA CTTCATTTAAGAAACGCAAAACTTCAGACAAAACCTTAAACTGCAAATCCTTATCATCCGTAGATTCTTGAATCTGCAAATACCCACGATTCAAAATACAAGAAATACACCGAAGCTGAACGTTCAATATCCAAATCTCCTTAACATAAACAGGTTATGTTAACAACTCACTAGAACATAAATTCGTTATTATTGCAAAAAATGAAAAGTAAGAATCCAAAAAGACTCTTATTGTTTTGAGTTAATTATGGCTTCTGCAAACTCTGTTAGTATTTGTTTGGGGTCTTTGGCTTTTACTATGCCGCTTGCCACCAAGACACCCTTTGTGCCTAAACTAAGAGCAGAACCAACATCTGCTGCTTTACTGATTCCAGCACCGCACAAGGTTATTACACGGGGGTTAATGCGTTTGACTAACTCTACAGTCCCAGTGACTACTTCAGGTTGAGCCTGAGAAACCGGAATACCAGACCCAATCAATTCTGGAGGCTCCACAGCTACCATGTCAGGATTCAAAGCAGCCGCAGCAGCACTTACTGCAGAGTTATTGGTGCAAACAACAGAACAAAGATCGTTTTCTTTAGCTTTTGTGATTATGGCATCTATGTCAAACAGTTTTAGTCTTCGTTCAGAGTGATTAACCAAGGTTCCAACTGCCCCAGCTTCTTTAACAGCCTCAACAAGAATGTGACCGGTAGAGCTTCCTGGTTTTATTGGGTCAATATGTTGGGCGAAGACTGGAATAGAAACAGCATCAGCAACTGCCTTCAAGTCAACAAATTGTGGAGCAACGCCGATAGCAACTCCGGTTTCTGTACTGACCTGATCTGCAATTTTGGAAAGAGTTACTGCTCTTTTTCCAGTGGATTCTAAATAAGTTTTGTAGTTAACTATGATAATGGGCACTTTGACTTTGCTCATGGATATCAACTGCTTAATGCTACTGGGTAGTAACTTAAATTTTTAGCCTAAACCTGAAGAGAAAAATCTTTTCTAACCCAAAAGGCTACTGTTACGTTTAGGTTTTCGGCGGAATTATAATGAGGCGACTAACTGGAGGAAAAAGAAACGGCAAAATCATCAGACCACCAAAAAAGCCAAAACAATCCTCCAGTGACAACAAGTGGATTCGCCAACTTTTGAATAACAACAACATCGCCATAGACCTTAACTACAACGAAAAACAGCTCATAACCAAAGCCAGCAAATCCAATCTGTGTGCAGTCTGCAAAGGAGGAAAGTTTTTGTGTGGAAAAACTAGATGCCCCTTGGTTGTTAGGTTCAGCTCTTATTTTAGCTCTGCACCTCTTTTACAAAGCACAGACTTAGATGGAGCATGTCCCCCAGGAGTTTTTGTGGGCAGAATTGGATATCCTTACGTTTATGCAGGTCCGTTGGTTCCCCCCATTCATGAAGACACAAGTAGCTACGACCAACCCGAAGCATGGTTTGGAAAAAGCATTGATGAAATTGTAGGTTTTCGCTCCTTACTGGTAAGGGGAAAACACCGAGTGCATGTGAAAAAGTTTGAAGAATCAGGAAAAATCATGGATCAAACCATAGATTTGGCTTTGTCTGTTAAACCTGTCGACGTAGAACTTAATCTGAAAAAGAAACCCGCCAGTGCATTAGTGATCGATGACCAAGTTCAGCCCTTTGGGCCCTCCGCTCCAATGAAAAAGATGCAAATATCAAACCCAAAATGGGATCAACAAATACAGAAAGCATACTTTGATGATGATTTGCATGCCTCCGATGCAGTAACAACTCTATTTCAGAAAGGAACAATGGTTACAAAAATTCAGCGAGCCTTCAGCGTCGGAGCTTTCGGAATGAAAAAACAGCGGCGATTGGTTCCGACTCGTTGGAGCATAACAGCTGTAGATAGCATAATTTCAAAACAGATGATGGAAAAAATCAAAACTTTTCCAGAAATTAACGAGTGCCGGGTTTACGAGTCGTGTTATTTGGATAATGTTTTTGAGATTTTGATGATTCCGCGAGAATGGAGTTACGAAGCTATGGAAGCATGGTATCCAGGTACCGCATGGAATCAAACGGGAGATAATGTTCTATTGTTTTCGGACTGGGAAGGCTACGACGGACGAACAACTTATGCCAGTATCGGGGGTTGCTATTATGCAGCACGTTTAGCGGTAGGGGAACTGCTCCTTAAAGAACGACGACAAGCCGCCGTAATTGTTTTACGGGAAGCTCATCCAGGCTACATTATGCCTGTGGGGGTTTGGCAGGTGCGAGAAAACGTTAGAAACGCAGTTCAACAACCCGCTCTAAAATTTAACACATTAAAAGAGGCGTTAGAACAAATTAGCAGCAAGTTTGAGATTCCCTTAAAGAACTGGATAGAAAAAAGCACCTTGCTACAAAGGGCTTTGTTCCAAAAAAGAATCACAGATTACTTCAAAATAAAAAATTAGAGGCGTTGCCGTTCACGGTTGTTAACCAATTGTATGAATTCGTTGATTTCCATTGCAGGTAGGCTTATGATTTCTATGGTTCCTCGGGCGCCTAATTCTATGGATATTCGGGTTATTACTTCGTTGTTTGGAGCTTCTACAATGTTAAGAAAATCATATGGCCCAAGCAAAGAATACTGTTGAAGAACCTTAGCACCCCAAGATTTGATCTCTATGTTAACTTCTTTTATTCGTTTAGGCTTTTCACGGATGGTTTTTCTTCCTTCAGAAGTAAGCTTTGATAAAAGAATGTAAATCGGCACAATTATTCACAAACTACATTTTTATCTGCTAACGATTTTAAGGATTGTCATACAATCGGCTAGATGATAAAAAGACTGAAAAAAACATCATCTAAGAAGTTAAAAAACTGAAGACAATTTTATAAAAAAAATAATGTAAAATCGGTAGCAAAAATTTCGTGAGCGACAGCAAAAGGGATTAACAAAACCGAAATCATTAGCAGATGCAACTTAGATGAGATGTCACCTGAAAGTTATTTGGCAACATTATCTGAGCTTAGTTTGCTTAACGTAGAAGACGATAACCAGAGTATTGTTATACGACAAAAAAAGAATGTGGTTTTATGACAGGTTTCCTAGACTCAGACGGCTATTGTTAGGGTAAAGACAAAGATTTGCTGGTGATGAGCTTCTTAAAAATAAAGCACAAAGAAGAATCTTAATTCAATGTGAGTTAAAAATAAACATCAATAACTAATTATCAAAGATTGAAATGATATTTTTCAAAAAAGAATAAGTTATTGGAAAACTAAAGATATAGAGTCTAGGCGGTGGACATTCAGATGGCAGAACAAAAAAAAGATTTTGAAGTGGTAGCACAAATTTTGCGAGTTGCAGCTTTAGGTTCTAAAGAGTCTGAAATTATGGTTGGATGTGAACTTGACCGCAACATCCTAGAGAAGTACATGCCCGCAATGATGCTAATGAAACTGATAACAGTAAACAAAGAAAACGAAAACATATACAAAACCACCGACAAAGGTCTTGAATTTTTACGCTTCTATCACGGATTACGATGGCTAATATGGGGCAAAGACATGGACTATGTTTTAGCAGAAACCATGAAAAAACTAGAAAGCAACAAAAAACCATACTACGTCAGATAAACACCATAAGTTTAGTTAAAGAAATCCTCAAGCTTTTTCGTTTCAGATTGCTGCAAAATGTCAGCACATACTTTTGGGTCCAAAGACTTAAACTCTAACCCAAGACCAACCAAAATAGTTTGAACACCTCTTGCTAAGCGAGGGGCAACTAGAACTCCACGTAGTTGACGATTTGTTACAGTTTTTATGCAATCAACATACTTAGCAAGTTGCAAAGCCGCATCACGCCCTGCAGTTCTTCGTTTAAGCTCCACCACAACCAAGTTTCCTTTGTGGTCAAGGCCGTAAACATCAACAAATCCAGGTTCAACTTTCTTTTCATAAGAAATTGGCTCAAACCCTTCTTCAAAAATGGATGGTTTAATCAGAATCGCTTTTTGCATATCGGATTCGCTGGCGTGTAATGAAAATTCGCCGTTGTCAATAAGCTTCATTGCAGAAACAACAAAAATAACATCAAAATACACGCTAAGAGATTCCACGGGCTTGCGTCGGGTAGCTCGAATCCGTACAGTTTCGTCTTTATTTCGGACTTGAAAGGTGCATCCTGCAGGTTGCCAGTTAACAGGAACATATCCAGTGGGGCGATGAATTAAAACAGAGCCATCTTCTTTGATTATTACCATGCGTTCTCCGGGTTCTAGTTTTGAGCTTGCTCGTCCTTTGTAGTTCACCCAACATGTTCCTACCACGATTACTGCTTTGTGTTCTGCAACAGCACTTTTTATGAATTCTGTTGCCTGTTGTATAGTTGGGTTTTCTAAGCTAGCCACAGGGTTTCGTTTGGACATGTTCAGCGCCGACAATCTAAAGAAGAACAAAGATAGATAAAACTTCTGAGAACTATGCAAAACTGGAAACAAAAACGTAGCAACATGCAACATTATGACCTCCAAGCGGAAATCTACGATTTACAGTATATTGGGGAACAGGACAAAAAAATAGAAACAATGTTAGAAAGCATAAATTTTGGTTCAAAGGATTTGGTCTTAGATTTAGGATGTGGAACAGGTTTTTTATTTAAACACATTGTCAAAAAATCTAAATTGATTGTGGGAGTAGATCTTTCCAAGAAAGCCTTAGTTCAGGCAAAAAAAAGAGCAGAAAACAGCTCTAACGTGGAGTTGATCTGTGCAGATGCAGATAATACACCTTTTGCTGATTACTTGTTTGACAAAGTTTTTGCTGTAACAGTTTTGCAGAACATGCCTGATGCAACAAAAACAATTCAAGAAATGAAACGCACCGGAAAATCTGAGGCAGTGTTTGCAGTAACAGGTTTGAAAAAGAAGTTTTCAGCCGAAAGCTTTTTTGAACTATTGAAGAATGTAGAGTTAAAAGTTGTTAAGTTCAATGATGATGAGCAACTGAAGGGTTATGTTGCAGTTTGCGTCAATAGCTGATTAAAAACTTAGGCTTTATTTGACAGATTTTGTGCATGTTCAGTAGATGAAACCTATGAGCTCTGAGGCGTACCGGGAAATTATTCAGCAGTTGTTAGAACTTCCCAGTCCAACAAAGAAAGAGTTAGAAAGCCTCAAAATGAAAATTGCAAGGAAATACTGTTTAAACATAGTTCCATCTAACGCGGATATAATTCAGCACCTTAAACCTGAAGAAAACCTTAAACTAATTCCGATTTTGAGACGAAAAGTCGTTCGCAGTATCTCTGGAGTAACTGTGGTTGCGGTGATGACCAAACCGTTACCCTGTCCCCAAGAAACTCCTTGTGCCTACTGTCCGGGGGGTCCAAATTTGGGGTCGCCACAAAGTTATACAGGTCACGAACCTGCCGCCTTAAGAGGCTCACAAAACGATTACAATCCGTACAATCAGGTTAGAAACCGCATTGAACAACTTGAAAACATAGGACACAAGGTTGACAAAGTTGAACTAATTATAATGGGGGGCACATTTCCGAGCACACCTGAAGAGTACCAAGAAGATTTTGTTAAACAGTGCATAGACGCAATTACCAAAAACAAATCCAGCTCCTTGGATGAAGCAAAAAAGTTTGCAGAAACAAGCAAGGTTCGTAACGTTGGAATAACAGTAGAAACCCGACCCGACTGGGCAAAACAAGAACAAGTCAACCAAATGTTAAAGATGGGGGTAACCCGTGTGGAAATGGGGGTTCAAAACATCTATGACGACATCTACGAGAAAGTTAACCGGGGACACCAAATAAAAGATGTAATCCAAGCCACCCAAATCATGAAAGATTCAGGATTAAAACTGGTTTATCATCTTATGCCTGGGTTGCCGGGCTCAAGTTTTGAGCGTGACCTTGAAGGATTCAAACAAGTTTTTGTTAACCCGAATTTTAAGCCCGACATGATAAAGTTGTATCCGTGCTTGGTTGTGGAAGGAACCAAAGTTTACGACTGGTGGAAAAAAGGAGACTACAAACCTTACACCACAGAACAAGCCGCAGAGTTAATTGCTGAAGTGAAAAAGTTTGTTCCTCCTTGGGTTCGGATAATGCGAGTTCAACGGGATATACCTGCAAGGTTGATCGAAGCAGGAGTAAAACTGAGTAATCTAAGGCAGATAGCCGCAGAAAAACTTGAAGAACAAGGGGGAAGATGCCAATGTATCCGTTGTAGGGAAGTTGGTCACCGCTGGTTAAAGGATAAAGTGAAACCGGACCCAAACAATATTAAAATTCAGACCATAAAAGAGACAGCTTCAGGAGGAACTGAACTGTTTATTTCTGCTGAAGACCCCGTCAACGACGTTTTGTTGGGGTATGTTCGGTTGCGGATTCCTTCTGAGAAGGCGTTTCGTCCAGAAATTGCTGCTCAAAACGCTGCTTTGGTTCGGGAGCTTAGAGTTTATGGTCCCTTGGTTCCAGTTGGTAAACATTTTGTGGGAGCATGGCAGCACAAGGGATATGGTAACATACTGCTTTCTGAGGCAGAAAGGGCAGCAGTTGAGGATTTTGACCGAAGAAAGGTTGTTGTGATTAGCGCCCTTGGAACAAAACCGTATTACAAGCAGTTGGGTTATGGTTATGATGGCCCATATGTTTCTAAGCGGGTTAACTGAATCTTTTAATAAACGGGTTTGCAATGGAAAGATGTTTTCAGCACCTTAGTTGAGAGCATAAGAAACGGGAGAAATCTGGCTTGAGTGAGGAATTTACAGGTTACAGGGGACAGACTTTAGAACAGTTAAAGAAAATAGGCGCCGAAATTGGTGATGTCATCCGCGTAACCAAAGGGGACGAGAACTGGGAAGGGATCTTGATTCCCCACTCAGAAATTGGCGACGAGTTTCACGTTGTAATCAAGATGAAAAGCGGCTACAACGTTGGAGTTCACATTGACTCTTCAGCGAAACTAGAAAAAATAGGTGAAGGCGCCAAACCCACATTTACTCCGCCCCCTCTTCCTGAACAAAATAGCAAACTCCCTCGAATAGCAATAGTAAGCACAGGAGGAACAATCGCTAGCCGAGTAGACTACAGAACAGGAGGAGTAAGAGCTGCAATGTCTGCAAGCGAACTGTACAGTGTTGTTCCAGAACTTTCTGAACTTGCAGTTATAGAAACAGAAATATTGTACAGCATTTTCAGCGAAAACATAACTTCTGAGCACTGGATTGGAACCGCAAAAGCAGTAGCCAAACACATCAAAAACGGAGTAGACGGCGTAGTCGTTGCCCACGGAACCGACACACTAGGATACAGCGCAGCTGCACTAAGCTTTGCACTACAAGATTTACCAGTTCCTGTAATTATGGTTGCTTCCCAAAGGTCTGCAGACCGTCCAAGCTCTGATGCAGCGACTAACTTGATTGGAGCAGTTAAAGCAGCAGTTTCTGCACCCTTTGCAGAAGTTGTTATCGCCATGCATGAAACAGTTTCTGATACTTCAATTGTTTTTCATCGGGGAACCAAAGCAAGAAAATGCCACACCAGCCGCAGAGACACTTTCAAGTCAGTAAATGCTCTGCCCATTGCACGATTGGTTGATGGCAAATTGGATATATTAACTAAAAATTACAGGAAACGGGATGTTTCACGGAAACTAAAACTAGACACCAATTTTGACGACAAGGTTGCTTTAGTTAAAGCGTATCCTGATGTGAATCCAGAAATTATTGACTGGTACGTCAATAAGGGATACCGTGGAATCATTTTAGAAGGAACAGGATTAGGTCATGTTGGAGATTACCTGTTTTCTGCCATCAAAAACGCTGTAGAAAAGGACGTAGTGGTTTGCATGACGTCCCAGTGTTTGTGGGGTAGATTGAACATGAACGTTTACGACCAAGGTCGGGACCTTCTGGCGTTGGGCGTTGTTTCTATGGATGACATATTACCTGAAACAGCTTATGTGAAGCTTCGGTGGGTTTTGGGTCAAACAAAAGACACAGAAGAAGCAAAGAAGCTTCTCAAAATAAACTATTCCTACGAGTACTCATCCAGAATACTTTACGACGAGGCAAAAATCTAAAGGAGAAAACACTGATGGGCAACAAATATTCTAAAATTGGGTTTAAATCGGGACTTGAAATTCATCAGCAACTGAACAGTAAAGAGAAGCTGTTCTGTTCTTGTGAACCAGAACTTTTCAAAGAAGACCCACAGTACACGTTTTTGCGAAAGTTGCGCCCTGCCCAGAGCGAGTTAGGCAAGGTTGATGACGCGGCTTTGTTTGAGTTCCAAAAAGAAAAACAGATACTATACGAAGCAAACAACGACACTGCATGCCTCGTAGAAATGGATGAAGAACCCCCTCACGACCTGAACAGTGAAGCTGTTGAAATTACTTTATTGACTTCCCTTATGATGAACATGAAGCCCGTGGATGAGGTTCATGTTATGCGTAAAATGGTTATTGACGGCTCAAACACCACGGGTTTTCAGCGAACCTGCGTTGTTGCATTGAATGGTGCAATTGATGTTAAAGGAAAAAATGTAGAAATTTCCCAAGTAAGCCTAGAAGAAGATGCTGCCCGAAAAATGGGAACCGAAGGTCAACTGATTCGTTACCGTATTGACCGCCTAGGAATTCCCTTAATTGAAATTACTACTGCACCGGTGCTTTACACGCCCCAAGAAGCTCAAGATGCCGCCGCAACCATCGGAAGAATACTTCGGGCAACCCGCAGAGTAAAACGAGGCTTAGGAACAATCCGCCAAGACGTGAATGTTTCCATACGAGATGGTGCACTGATTGAGATTAAGGGCGTTCAGGAGCTTGATTTGGTTTCTCAGGTAATCGAAAATGAGGTTCAACGCCAATTAAGCTTGTTAGAGCTGAAAGATGAACTGAAAAACAGGGGAGTAACTGAATCAGATCTTACAGAGGATTTTGTTGACGTCACCAATGTATTCAAGAACACAAAATCCAAGGTTTTAGCAAAGGCAATTAAACAGAAAAATCCTGTTTTAGCAGTAAAATTACCATGTTTTGATGGACTCTTAAAAAAAGAACTAGCATCAGGAATGCGCCTAGGTTCTGAATTAGCAGGCATGGCAAGGTTTTGGGGAAAAGTAGGCGGCATTTTTCACACAGATGAAATGCCAGCATATGGGGTTACCCAAGAAGAAATGGATGAGCTTGCAAAGATTCTAAAAAGACAGCCCCAAGATGCTCTAGTGTTTGTTGCTGATACAAAACAAAACGCAACTGATGCCTTAAAAGCAGTTGTTGAACGGGCAAAAGTAGCCTTAAAATGCGTTCCTGAAGAAACCCGTGCAGCAAATCCTGATGGCACAACAAAGTATATGCGTCCACGACCGGGAGCAGCTCGTATGTATCCAGAAACTGATGTCCCGCCAATTCAGTTAACTGAAGATTATCTGGATGAGTTGAAGTCTCGTCTTCCGGAGTTGCCTGAACAATTAATGAAACGGTTGATGAAAGATTATGACATTAATCAAAAGCTGGTTAAACAGTTGCTAGATTCTGAGTATCTGGAACTGTTTGAGTGTCTGGCATCCCAAACAAAAGTTTCTTCGACTGTGATTGCTGTTGCTTTGACCGAGACCATGAAGGCACTTAAACGGGATGGAGTGACGGTTGAATCTGTTACTGATGAACAGTTTAAACAATTGTGCAATTCAATCGACACAGGCAAAACCGCAAAAGAAAGCATCCCCGAAGTTTTGACATGGCTTGCAAAAAATGAAGGCTCCACGGTGCAAGAGGCTCTGGATAGTTTGGGCCTTTCGATGATGTCTCACAAAGAACTGGTTGCGTTGGTGGATGAGGTCTTGGAACAAAATTCAGAATTTATCGAGCATCGAGGAAAAGGCGCTTTTGGTGCAGTAATGGGAATTATCATGAAAAAGGCTCGAGGCCGCGTTAAACCAAAGGACGTTAATGAGATACTAAAGGATAAACTCGTTAACTAAGTTTGTTTTTCGCGGTGTGGAAACCTTATCTGTTCATTAAATAAAATACATTCGAGGAGCAGGTA from Candidatus Bathyarchaeum sp. encodes:
- the gatD gene encoding Glu-tRNA(Gln) amidotransferase subunit GatD — protein: MSEEFTGYRGQTLEQLKKIGAEIGDVIRVTKGDENWEGILIPHSEIGDEFHVVIKMKSGYNVGVHIDSSAKLEKIGEGAKPTFTPPPLPEQNSKLPRIAIVSTGGTIASRVDYRTGGVRAAMSASELYSVVPELSELAVIETEILYSIFSENITSEHWIGTAKAVAKHIKNGVDGVVVAHGTDTLGYSAAALSFALQDLPVPVIMVASQRSADRPSSDAATNLIGAVKAAVSAPFAEVVIAMHETVSDTSIVFHRGTKARKCHTSRRDTFKSVNALPIARLVDGKLDILTKNYRKRDVSRKLKLDTNFDDKVALVKAYPDVNPEIIDWYVNKGYRGIILEGTGLGHVGDYLFSAIKNAVEKDVVVCMTSQCLWGRLNMNVYDQGRDLLALGVVSMDDILPETAYVKLRWVLGQTKDTEEAKKLLKINYSYEYSSRILYDEAKI
- a CDS encoding methyltransferase domain-containing protein; the encoded protein is MQNWKQKRSNMQHYDLQAEIYDLQYIGEQDKKIETMLESINFGSKDLVLDLGCGTGFLFKHIVKKSKLIVGVDLSKKALVQAKKRAENSSNVELICADADNTPFADYLFDKVFAVTVLQNMPDATKTIQEMKRTGKSEAVFAVTGLKKKFSAESFFELLKNVELKVVKFNDDEQLKGYVAVCVNS
- a CDS encoding tRNA uridine(34) 5-carboxymethylaminomethyl modification radical SAM/GNAT enzyme Elp3, which translates into the protein MSSEAYREIIQQLLELPSPTKKELESLKMKIARKYCLNIVPSNADIIQHLKPEENLKLIPILRRKVVRSISGVTVVAVMTKPLPCPQETPCAYCPGGPNLGSPQSYTGHEPAALRGSQNDYNPYNQVRNRIEQLENIGHKVDKVELIIMGGTFPSTPEEYQEDFVKQCIDAITKNKSSSLDEAKKFAETSKVRNVGITVETRPDWAKQEQVNQMLKMGVTRVEMGVQNIYDDIYEKVNRGHQIKDVIQATQIMKDSGLKLVYHLMPGLPGSSFERDLEGFKQVFVNPNFKPDMIKLYPCLVVEGTKVYDWWKKGDYKPYTTEQAAELIAEVKKFVPPWVRIMRVQRDIPARLIEAGVKLSNLRQIAAEKLEEQGGRCQCIRCREVGHRWLKDKVKPDPNNIKIQTIKETASGGTELFISAEDPVNDVLLGYVRLRIPSEKAFRPEIAAQNAALVRELRVYGPLVPVGKHFVGAWQHKGYGNILLSEAERAAVEDFDRRKVVVISALGTKPYYKQLGYGYDGPYVSKRVN
- the nucS gene encoding endonuclease NucS, with amino-acid sequence MSKRNPVASLENPTIQQATEFIKSAVAEHKAVIVVGTCWVNYKGRASSKLEPGERMVIIKEDGSVLIHRPTGYVPVNWQPAGCTFQVRNKDETVRIRATRRKPVESLSVYFDVIFVVSAMKLIDNGEFSLHASESDMQKAILIKPSIFEEGFEPISYEKKVEPGFVDVYGLDHKGNLVVVELKRRTAGRDAALQLAKYVDCIKTVTNRQLRGVLVAPRLARGVQTILVGLGLEFKSLDPKVCADILQQSETKKLEDFFN
- a CDS encoding winged helix-turn-helix domain-containing protein, which translates into the protein MAEQKKDFEVVAQILRVAALGSKESEIMVGCELDRNILEKYMPAMMLMKLITVNKENENIYKTTDKGLEFLRFYHGLRWLIWGKDMDYVLAETMKKLESNKKPYYVR
- a CDS encoding GYD domain-containing protein translates to MPIYILLSKLTSEGRKTIREKPKRIKEVNIEIKSWGAKVLQQYSLLGPYDFLNIVEAPNNEVITRISIELGARGTIEIISLPAMEINEFIQLVNNRERQRL
- the gatE gene encoding Glu-tRNA(Gln) amidotransferase subunit GatE, whose protein sequence is MGNKYSKIGFKSGLEIHQQLNSKEKLFCSCEPELFKEDPQYTFLRKLRPAQSELGKVDDAALFEFQKEKQILYEANNDTACLVEMDEEPPHDLNSEAVEITLLTSLMMNMKPVDEVHVMRKMVIDGSNTTGFQRTCVVALNGAIDVKGKNVEISQVSLEEDAARKMGTEGQLIRYRIDRLGIPLIEITTAPVLYTPQEAQDAAATIGRILRATRRVKRGLGTIRQDVNVSIRDGALIEIKGVQELDLVSQVIENEVQRQLSLLELKDELKNRGVTESDLTEDFVDVTNVFKNTKSKVLAKAIKQKNPVLAVKLPCFDGLLKKELASGMRLGSELAGMARFWGKVGGIFHTDEMPAYGVTQEEMDELAKILKRQPQDALVFVADTKQNATDALKAVVERAKVALKCVPEETRAANPDGTTKYMRPRPGAARMYPETDVPPIQLTEDYLDELKSRLPELPEQLMKRLMKDYDINQKLVKQLLDSEYLELFECLASQTKVSSTVIAVALTETMKALKRDGVTVESVTDEQFKQLCNSIDTGKTAKESIPEVLTWLAKNEGSTVQEALDSLGLSMMSHKELVALVDEVLEQNSEFIEHRGKGAFGAVMGIIMKKARGRVKPKDVNEILKDKLVN
- a CDS encoding Nre family DNA repair protein, with the protein product MRRLTGGKRNGKIIRPPKKPKQSSSDNKWIRQLLNNNNIAIDLNYNEKQLITKASKSNLCAVCKGGKFLCGKTRCPLVVRFSSYFSSAPLLQSTDLDGACPPGVFVGRIGYPYVYAGPLVPPIHEDTSSYDQPEAWFGKSIDEIVGFRSLLVRGKHRVHVKKFEESGKIMDQTIDLALSVKPVDVELNLKKKPASALVIDDQVQPFGPSAPMKKMQISNPKWDQQIQKAYFDDDLHASDAVTTLFQKGTMVTKIQRAFSVGAFGMKKQRRLVPTRWSITAVDSIISKQMMEKIKTFPEINECRVYESCYLDNVFEILMIPREWSYEAMEAWYPGTAWNQTGDNVLLFSDWEGYDGRTTYASIGGCYYAARLAVGELLLKERRQAAVIVLREAHPGYIMPVGVWQVRENVRNAVQQPALKFNTLKEALEQISSKFEIPLKNWIEKSTLLQRALFQKRITDYFKIKN
- the tpiA gene encoding triose-phosphate isomerase; the protein is MSKVKVPIIIVNYKTYLESTGKRAVTLSKIADQVSTETGVAIGVAPQFVDLKAVADAVSIPVFAQHIDPIKPGSSTGHILVEAVKEAGAVGTLVNHSERRLKLFDIDAIITKAKENDLCSVVCTNNSAVSAAAAALNPDMVAVEPPELIGSGIPVSQAQPEVVTGTVELVKRINPRVITLCGAGISKAADVGSALSLGTKGVLVASGIVKAKDPKQILTEFAEAIINSKQ